From the Platichthys flesus chromosome 6, fPlaFle2.1, whole genome shotgun sequence genome, one window contains:
- the psma4 gene encoding proteasome subunit alpha type-4, which produces MSRRYDSRTTIFSPEGRLYQVEYAMEAIGHAGSCLGILANDGVLLAAERRNIHKLLDDVFLSEKIYKLNEDMACSVAGITSDANVLTNELRLIAQRYLLQYQEPIPCEQLVTALCDIKQAYTQFGGKRPFGVSLLYMSWDKHYGFQLYQSDPSGNYGGWKATCIGNNSAAAVSMLKQDYKEGEMTLSSALALAIKVLNKSMDVSKLSAEKVEIATLTRENGKTCIKVLKLKEVDELIKKHEVEEAKAEKDKKEKEQKEK; this is translated from the exons ATG TCTCGTCGATATGATTCCAGAACCACCATCTTCTCACCTGAAG GGCGCTTGTACCAGGTTGAGTACGCCATGGAAGCCATCGGCCACGCTGGCAGCTGCCTGGGAATTTTAGCCAACGATGGCGTGTTGCTGGCCGCTGAGAGGAGGAACATCCACAAGCTGTTGGACGATGTGTTTTTGTCAGAGAAAATCTACAAGCTGAATGA AGACATGGCGTGCAGTGTGGCGGGAATCACATCAGATGCCAATGTACTGACCAACGAGCTGAGGCTTATAGCTCAGAG GTACCTGCTGCAGTACCAGGAGCCAATCCCCTGCGAGCAGCTGGTCACAGCTTTATGTGACATCAAACAGGCCTACACCCAGTTTGGAG GAAAGCGTCCGTTTGGAGTCTCGCTGCTCTACATGAGCTGGGACAAACATTACGGCTTCCAGCTCTACCAGAGCGACCCAAGTGGAAACTACGGAGGCTGGAAAGCCACCTGCATTGGAAACAACAGCGCC GCGGCCGTCTCCATGCTGAAGCAGGACTacaaggagggagagatgacTCTCTCCTCAGCACTCGCCCTCGCCATCAAAGTCCTCAATAAATCTATGGATGTCAGCAAGCTGTCTGCAGAGAAAG tgGAGATCGCCACCCTGACCCGCGAAAATGGCAAGACCTGCATCAAGGTCTTGAAGCTGAAGGAGGTGGACGAGCTGATCAAGAAGCACGAGGTGGAGGAGGCCAAAGCTgagaaagacaagaaagagaaggagcagaaagaaaagtAG
- the oaz2a gene encoding LOW QUALITY PROTEIN: ornithine decarboxylase antizyme 2a (The sequence of the model RefSeq protein was modified relative to this genomic sequence to represent the inferred CDS: deleted 1 base in 1 codon) has translation MVNFPVDSLMNCSCCAYQTRHKEPSFLEAIMLNTEESSWLAGSRLPSSHPQAPGPLWCSDAPHPQLKIPGGRGTVRDHCLGVLLHKDEKLTVTQRATVSGNPSLLHFHYQLSERHSASWDTALSEDSLFLEIPAGLLAEGSKEGLTALLEFAEEKLKVNYVFLWFHKNREDRLSVIKTFHYMGFEIVKPGNPMVPARPDLAFMVYSLENSSSDEE, from the exons ATGGTGAACTTCCCCGTGGACTCTCTGATGAACTGTAGCTGCTGTGCTTATCAGACACGACATAAAGAGCCGAGTTTCCTCGAAGCTATCATGCTGAACACCGAGGAAAG TTCCTGGTTAGCGGGGTCTCGGTTACCCAGCTCACACCCTCAGGCTCCGGGGCCTCTGTGGTGCTCC GATGCCCCTCACCCACAACTAAAGATCCCGGGTGGGCGAGGGACTGTAAGGGATCACTGTCTCGGCGTGCTACTACACAAG GATGAGAAGctgacagtgacacagagagcTACGGTGAGTGGGAACCCCTCTCTTCTCCACTTCCACTACCAGCTGAGTGAGCGCCACTCGGCCTCCTGGGATACAGCTCTATCTGAGGACAGCCTTTTCCTGGAGATTCCTGCCGGGCTGCTGGCCGAGGGGAGCAAGGAGGG GCTAACTGCCCTGCTCGAGTTTGCGGAAGAGAAGCTCAAAGTTAACTATGTGTTCCTGTGGTTCCATAAAAACAGAGAGGATCGAT TGTCCGTCATCAAGACCTTCCACTACATGGGCTTTGAGATAGTGAAGCCGGGCAACCCCATGGTACCAGCCCGGCCCGATCTGGCCTTCATGGTTTACTCTCTGGAGAACAGCAGCTCCGATGAGGAGTGA